Proteins from one Labrenzia sp. CE80 genomic window:
- a CDS encoding GntR family transcriptional regulator, producing the protein MSQTNDAYATLRRAILDCEFAPDTPLVISSLKARFGLGWTPLREALPRLEAEQLVRFEPNKGYRVAPATITGLKDLQVARTTIETALLVRSIERGGDSWEAELVGAHHLLAHTAAPTTGAVTPESLAWETRHNGFHTALLSAADAPWLERLAQQTTDQLHRHHRFMLNGPDVVDRLKVASGEALRETFARMLGLSHHTQLLDAAIARDISAAVALLEEHVGFSLTVYETLWPEMDNDHRQAI; encoded by the coding sequence ATGTCCCAGACCAACGATGCCTACGCCACCTTGCGCCGCGCCATTCTTGATTGCGAGTTTGCGCCGGACACTCCGCTGGTCATCTCCAGCCTCAAGGCACGATTTGGCCTTGGCTGGACACCTTTGCGCGAGGCCTTGCCACGACTGGAAGCGGAACAGCTTGTGCGCTTCGAGCCCAACAAAGGCTACCGCGTCGCGCCCGCGACCATCACCGGACTGAAGGACTTGCAAGTGGCGCGAACGACCATCGAGACGGCACTGCTTGTGCGGTCGATTGAGCGCGGCGGCGACAGCTGGGAAGCGGAATTGGTCGGCGCTCATCATCTCCTGGCCCATACAGCAGCACCAACTACCGGTGCAGTCACACCAGAAAGCCTTGCCTGGGAAACCCGGCACAACGGGTTTCACACGGCGCTGTTGTCGGCAGCGGACGCGCCCTGGCTCGAGCGCCTGGCGCAGCAAACGACGGACCAGCTCCACCGTCACCACCGATTTATGCTGAATGGACCGGATGTGGTCGATCGCTTGAAGGTTGCCTCCGGCGAGGCGCTGCGGGAGACATTTGCTCGCATGCTCGGGCTGTCACACCACACGCAGTTACTGGACGCCGCAATTGCGCGGGACATCTCGGCTGCAGTGGCCCTCCTTGAAGAGCATGTCGGCTTCTCACTCACAGTTTATGAGACGCTTTGGCCCGAGATGGACAACGACCACAGGCAAGCCATCTAG
- the kynU gene encoding kynureninase: MSHLHPLDENDPLAAKRDAFRLPGGVIYLDGNSLGVLPAHVPERMQHVVEKQWGESLIRGWNDHDWIDLPQKVGNRIGRLVGAEQDAVVACDSTTINVFKAVSAALALRPGRKVILSDNGNFPTDLYIAQGLADLLAKDHELRIVSPEDVTDVITDDLAALMLTEVDYKTGRRHDMKALTEKAHAVGALAIWDLAHSAGAFPVDLSGSNADFAIGCGYKYLNGGPGAPAFLYVAPRHQNDIRPALTGWMGHDAPFAFDLGYRPAGGINRMRVGTPPVLSLSALDAALDVFDDVDMEVVRQKSISLCEYFIAQVEERCPELELVSPRDAMLRGSQVSFRFAEGYALMQALIANGVIGDFRAPDTVRFGFTPLYLSHADVARAVDILEKILKTRMWDMDEFRMRRKVT; this comes from the coding sequence ATGTCTCATCTGCATCCGCTCGATGAAAACGACCCTCTTGCAGCCAAGCGTGACGCTTTTCGCCTTCCGGGCGGGGTGATCTATCTCGACGGCAATTCACTCGGCGTTCTGCCGGCACATGTGCCCGAACGCATGCAGCATGTGGTCGAAAAGCAATGGGGCGAGAGCCTCATCCGGGGCTGGAACGACCACGACTGGATTGATCTTCCTCAGAAAGTCGGTAATCGCATTGGCCGGCTAGTCGGTGCGGAGCAGGATGCCGTCGTTGCCTGTGACAGCACCACGATCAACGTTTTCAAGGCCGTGTCCGCAGCGCTCGCGCTTCGGCCGGGCCGGAAGGTGATCCTGTCTGACAATGGCAACTTTCCGACGGATCTCTATATCGCCCAAGGCCTGGCTGATCTTCTGGCGAAAGATCACGAACTTCGGATCGTGTCCCCGGAGGATGTGACCGATGTCATCACTGACGATTTGGCCGCGCTGATGTTGACGGAGGTCGACTACAAGACCGGCCGCCGACATGACATGAAGGCCCTGACCGAAAAGGCCCATGCCGTCGGCGCGCTCGCCATCTGGGATCTGGCCCATTCTGCAGGTGCATTTCCGGTCGATCTGAGCGGATCGAACGCGGACTTCGCCATCGGCTGCGGCTACAAGTATCTGAATGGTGGACCAGGAGCACCGGCATTTCTTTATGTCGCGCCCCGCCATCAAAACGATATTCGGCCCGCGCTGACCGGCTGGATGGGGCATGACGCGCCCTTTGCCTTCGATCTTGGTTATCGGCCGGCGGGCGGGATCAACCGGATGCGCGTGGGAACACCGCCCGTCCTTTCCCTGTCTGCGCTTGATGCGGCCTTGGACGTCTTTGACGACGTCGACATGGAGGTCGTTCGGCAAAAATCCATCTCGCTCTGCGAGTATTTCATCGCGCAGGTCGAGGAACGCTGCCCTGAGTTGGAACTGGTCAGCCCGCGCGACGCAATGCTTCGCGGCAGCCAGGTCTCCTTCCGGTTCGCAGAAGGCTATGCGCTGATGCAGGCACTGATCGCCAACGGCGTCATCGGTGACTTTCGCGCACCAGACACGGTGCGTTTTGGTTTTACACCGCTGTATCTGTCCCATGCCGATGTCGCACGCGCCGTCGATATTCTGGAGAAAATTCTGAAGACACGCATGTGGGATATGGATGAATTCAGGATGCGGCGGAAAGTGACTTGA
- the kynB gene encoding arylformamidase — translation MSKLIDITPSVRAGMAVFPGDAPCKVAQTFAIGPECPVNVTEISISTHCGAHADAPLHYDADGKAIDELDLDDFVGPARVIDARGNGPLCQPDEIAGQMEGVPARVLLRLQHCIDPMVWPAGFRTLAPETMQLLAESGVRLVGVDVPSVDPDTSKDLPSHQVARTRDLRILENLALSEVEPGDYELIALPMKLEGLDAAPVRAVLRPNRSFGES, via the coding sequence TTGAGCAAGTTGATTGACATCACTCCTTCGGTTCGCGCTGGCATGGCAGTGTTTCCAGGCGATGCACCATGCAAGGTCGCTCAGACCTTCGCCATCGGTCCCGAGTGTCCTGTCAATGTGACTGAGATTTCTATCTCCACTCATTGCGGCGCCCATGCGGACGCACCTCTGCACTATGATGCTGATGGCAAGGCGATCGATGAGCTGGATCTGGACGATTTCGTTGGTCCTGCGCGGGTGATCGATGCCCGCGGCAACGGACCTTTATGCCAGCCGGATGAGATTGCCGGCCAGATGGAGGGCGTTCCTGCCCGCGTGCTTTTGCGCCTTCAGCATTGCATCGATCCCATGGTTTGGCCCGCTGGTTTCCGCACGCTGGCGCCTGAGACGATGCAGCTTCTGGCCGAGTCTGGAGTAAGGCTCGTGGGTGTCGATGTTCCGTCGGTCGATCCGGACACGTCGAAGGATCTGCCGTCTCATCAGGTCGCGCGCACCAGGGATCTTCGAATTCTGGAGAATTTGGCGCTTTCCGAGGTTGAACCTGGGGATTATGAGTTGATTGCGTTGCCGATGAAGCTAGAAGGTCTTGATGCAGCGCCGGTGCGGGCGGTGCTGAGGCCAAATCGAAGTTTCGGCGAAAGCTGA
- a CDS encoding ABC transporter ATP-binding protein, with the protein MLELDQLVMDFSGFRAVNGCSFRVEEGSITALIGPNGAGKTTLFNLIAGALVPTSGAIRFLGEDVTGLSSDALFHKGLVRTFQIPHEFHRLTALENLMMVPPAQIGEGLFANWLSWGKVRAGEVEVEQKAYDTLEFLELTHVAHQRAGNLSGGQKKLLELGRTMMTDAKLVLLDEPAAGVNRTLLRKLEEKILILNKERGYTFILIEHDMEMIEKLCDPVICMAEGAVLIQGDFQTVRSDARVLEAYLGETAGEVA; encoded by the coding sequence ATGCTGGAACTGGACCAGCTCGTGATGGACTTCAGCGGCTTCAGGGCCGTGAATGGATGTTCCTTCCGGGTCGAGGAGGGCAGTATCACTGCGCTGATCGGACCGAATGGCGCGGGCAAGACGACGCTCTTTAATCTGATCGCGGGCGCTCTCGTGCCGACCAGTGGCGCGATCCGCTTTTTGGGCGAGGATGTCACCGGCCTGTCCAGCGATGCACTGTTTCACAAGGGCCTGGTCAGAACCTTTCAAATTCCTCACGAATTTCACCGACTGACGGCGCTCGAAAACCTGATGATGGTGCCACCCGCTCAGATTGGCGAAGGCTTGTTCGCAAACTGGTTATCCTGGGGCAAGGTCAGGGCAGGCGAGGTCGAGGTCGAGCAAAAAGCCTATGACACCCTCGAGTTCCTGGAACTGACCCATGTGGCGCACCAGCGCGCGGGCAATCTGTCCGGCGGTCAGAAGAAGCTGCTGGAACTCGGCCGCACGATGATGACTGACGCGAAACTGGTTTTGCTTGATGAACCGGCAGCCGGGGTCAACAGAACGCTCCTCAGGAAGCTTGAGGAGAAGATCCTGATCCTCAACAAGGAGCGTGGCTACACGTTCATTCTGATTGAGCACGACATGGAAATGATCGAGAAGCTCTGCGATCCGGTCATCTGCATGGCCGAAGGCGCGGTGCTGATCCAGGGGGACTTCCAGACCGTGCGGTCCGATGCGCGCGTTCTGGAGGCCTATCTCGGCGAGACTGCAGGAGAAGTGGCATGA
- a CDS encoding ABC transporter ATP-binding protein codes for MSALLALDAVTGGYGDTNILQEVSMHVDAEEIVVIVGPNGAGKSTAMKAVFGLLNVRGGSIVFDGDNITKWAPNRIVQRGICYVPQVDNIFREMSIHENLEMGAFLKTGDLSAAYDRVYELFPDLKERRKTLAGSLSGGQRQMVAMGRALMLDPKLLLLDEPTAGLSPRYMEQIFQICRDVRSTGVAILLVEQHAKQALAFADRGYVLASGQNRHDGTGADLLADREVAEMFLGG; via the coding sequence ATGAGTGCGCTTCTGGCCCTGGATGCCGTGACCGGCGGGTATGGCGATACGAATATCCTTCAAGAGGTGTCCATGCATGTGGATGCTGAGGAAATTGTCGTCATTGTCGGCCCGAACGGTGCGGGCAAATCCACGGCCATGAAGGCGGTCTTTGGGCTCCTGAACGTACGCGGCGGATCAATTGTCTTTGACGGTGACAACATCACCAAGTGGGCACCGAACCGCATTGTTCAGCGCGGCATCTGCTATGTGCCGCAGGTCGACAATATCTTCCGGGAGATGTCGATCCACGAGAACCTGGAAATGGGCGCCTTTTTGAAAACGGGTGACCTTTCGGCTGCCTATGACCGCGTTTACGAGCTGTTCCCGGATCTGAAGGAACGCAGAAAAACGCTAGCCGGCAGTTTGTCGGGTGGGCAGCGTCAGATGGTGGCCATGGGCCGGGCTCTGATGCTCGATCCCAAGCTTTTGCTTCTTGATGAGCCGACGGCTGGTTTGTCGCCGCGCTATATGGAACAGATTTTCCAGATCTGCCGGGATGTGCGCAGCACGGGCGTCGCCATCTTGCTGGTCGAGCAGCATGCAAAGCAGGCGCTGGCCTTCGCCGATCGCGGCTACGTCCTCGCATCCGGTCAGAACCGGCATGATGGTACAGGCGCAGATCTCCTTGCCGACCGCGAGGTCGCCGAGATGTTCCTCGGTGGATGA
- a CDS encoding branched-chain amino acid ABC transporter permease — protein MGFLELINFYVIPGVVLGSIYALGAVGITLVFAILRYAHLAHGDLATLGAFLALAVVTALGLPPLVALPVAMIGTAAVAVGIDKAFYEHLRERPKIVTVMASLGIALMVRSVVQVVWGVDSESYVRGIVRPENYFGLRIKDREIYTVIFMIGLVGVLQLFLAKSKWGKAMRAMSDNPNLALLSGIDNKKVVMLTWIIAGGLCAAAGVFLGINTELKSMMGWHMLLPMFAAAILGGVGRVEGAVLGGLIVGIAEELSVLVLPSEYKAAMAFVILLFMLLVRPTGLLRGKVL, from the coding sequence ATGGGTTTTCTTGAGCTTATCAATTTCTACGTCATTCCCGGCGTTGTCCTTGGGTCGATCTACGCGCTGGGCGCCGTCGGCATCACGCTCGTCTTTGCCATCTTGCGATACGCCCATCTCGCCCACGGGGATCTGGCCACGCTGGGCGCATTTCTGGCGCTGGCGGTCGTTACCGCGCTTGGCCTGCCGCCTTTGGTAGCGCTGCCGGTCGCGATGATCGGCACAGCCGCTGTAGCGGTTGGCATCGACAAGGCGTTCTACGAGCACCTGCGTGAACGGCCGAAAATTGTCACAGTGATGGCCTCGCTGGGCATTGCACTGATGGTTCGGTCCGTGGTCCAGGTTGTCTGGGGCGTGGACAGCGAAAGCTATGTCCGTGGGATTGTCCGGCCTGAGAACTATTTCGGCCTCAGGATCAAGGACCGCGAGATCTACACGGTCATCTTCATGATCGGCCTCGTGGGCGTGCTGCAGCTCTTCCTGGCGAAGTCCAAGTGGGGCAAGGCCATGCGGGCCATGTCGGACAACCCGAACTTGGCGCTTCTGTCGGGGATCGACAACAAGAAGGTGGTCATGCTCACCTGGATCATCGCGGGCGGTCTTTGTGCTGCAGCCGGCGTGTTCCTGGGGATCAACACCGAGCTCAAGTCCATGATGGGGTGGCACATGCTGCTGCCGATGTTTGCCGCGGCGATCCTTGGCGGGGTCGGCCGTGTTGAAGGCGCCGTGCTCGGTGGCCTGATCGTGGGCATTGCAGAGGAGCTATCGGTTCTGGTTCTGCCAAGCGAGTACAAAGCGGCCATGGCCTTCGTCATCTTGCTGTTCATGCTGCTCGTGCGCCCGACAGGGCTGCTGCGCGGCAAAGTGCTCTAA
- a CDS encoding branched-chain amino acid ABC transporter permease gives MELIGLANYALFMGIFIGIYALLALGLNIQWGFAGLFNAGIAGFFAVGAYTSAILTSPAANGRLGGFELPFFVGWFGAMVAAALIAWPIGKICLRFRSDYLAIATIGVAEIIRLVIKSEEVLTNGARGITNIPRPFGDLLYVQSQLAYLAIVAAVLVVAYLMVQRQFNAPWGRMMRAIRDNELAARAMGKNVEYRRLEAFIFGAALMGLGGALFAHFNRSITPEAIDPMVATFLVWIMLILGGSGNNKGAILGAAVVWIIWSVSEIATDQLPHEYAVKAKYIRLFLIGLMLQLVLRFRPEGILPEPLRGDTRADDSAVK, from the coding sequence ATGGAACTCATCGGTCTTGCCAATTACGCCCTCTTCATGGGCATCTTTATCGGCATCTACGCGCTGCTCGCTCTCGGGCTTAACATCCAGTGGGGTTTTGCTGGACTCTTCAATGCGGGCATTGCAGGCTTCTTTGCCGTCGGCGCCTACACTTCTGCGATCCTGACGAGTCCTGCGGCTAATGGCCGGCTGGGCGGTTTTGAACTGCCGTTCTTTGTTGGCTGGTTCGGCGCGATGGTGGCAGCAGCTCTGATCGCCTGGCCGATCGGGAAGATCTGCCTGCGCTTCCGTTCCGACTATCTGGCCATCGCGACCATTGGTGTTGCAGAGATCATCCGTCTGGTCATCAAGTCGGAAGAGGTTTTGACCAACGGCGCGCGCGGGATCACGAACATACCGCGGCCATTTGGTGACTTGCTCTATGTACAATCCCAGCTGGCCTACCTGGCCATTGTCGCAGCGGTTCTGGTCGTGGCCTACCTTATGGTTCAGCGCCAGTTCAACGCGCCATGGGGCCGTATGATGCGTGCCATTCGCGACAATGAACTCGCGGCTCGTGCCATGGGCAAAAACGTTGAGTACCGCCGGCTCGAGGCATTCATCTTCGGTGCGGCACTCATGGGACTTGGCGGCGCATTGTTCGCCCACTTCAATCGTTCAATCACACCAGAGGCCATTGATCCCATGGTAGCGACCTTCCTCGTCTGGATCATGCTGATCCTTGGCGGATCGGGAAATAATAAGGGCGCGATCCTCGGAGCTGCGGTGGTCTGGATCATTTGGTCGGTTTCAGAGATTGCAACCGATCAGCTTCCGCACGAATATGCGGTCAAGGCGAAGTACATCCGTCTGTTCCTGATTGGCCTGATGCTGCAGCTGGTTCTGCGGTTTCGCCCGGAGGGAATTTTGCCAGAGCCGCTGCGCGGCGACACGCGAGCGGATGACAGCGCCGTCAAATAA